The Gemmatimonadota bacterium genome contains a region encoding:
- a CDS encoding tryptophan 2,3-dioxygenase, whose protein sequence is MTSPSEASGPVVPGAEHAHASFAGTFTYSGYLHLEQLLGAQVPVTTAHDEVLFITIHHVQEVWMSLIIAELEAAMTRLATGDFAPAMKMLARVSRAQEQMGNAWEVLKTMTPSDYLEFRDSLGRASGFQSWQYRSIEFLLGNRQRYLLRPFAEHAEAHARLLKILESPSIYDLALHALAKEGLLAPTALRTSYDAQPVSQPDIRAAWLAVYRDTAKYWDLYYLAEKLVDVEDNFRRWRFNHVTTVERLIGHKVGTGGTTGVGYLRKALDVVLFPELWELRTEL, encoded by the coding sequence ATGACGAGCCCTTCCGAGGCCAGCGGACCGGTGGTCCCAGGCGCCGAGCACGCGCACGCCTCCTTCGCCGGGACCTTCACCTACTCCGGCTACCTGCACCTCGAGCAACTCCTCGGCGCCCAGGTCCCCGTCACGACGGCCCACGACGAGGTCCTGTTCATCACCATCCACCACGTGCAGGAAGTGTGGATGAGCCTGATCATCGCCGAGCTCGAGGCGGCGATGACGCGTCTCGCCACCGGGGACTTCGCCCCCGCCATGAAGATGCTCGCCCGCGTCTCGCGCGCCCAGGAGCAGATGGGGAATGCCTGGGAAGTCCTCAAGACGATGACCCCGTCCGACTACCTGGAGTTTCGCGACTCGTTAGGCCGGGCGAGCGGGTTCCAGAGCTGGCAGTATCGCAGCATCGAGTTCCTCCTCGGCAATCGCCAGCGCTACCTGCTGCGCCCCTTTGCCGAGCACGCGGAGGCCCACGCCAGGTTGCTCAAGATCCTGGAGTCCCCATCGATCTATGACCTGGCCCTGCACGCGTTGGCCAAGGAAGGGCTGCTCGCCCCCACCGCGCTCCGCACCAGCTATGACGCCCAGCCGGTGAGCCAGCCGGACATCCGCGCCGCCTGGCTCGCGGTGTATCGCGACACGGCGAAGTACTGGGACCTCTACTACCTCGCCGAGAAACTCGTCGACGTCGAGGACAACTTTCGGCGCTGGCGGTTCAACCACGTGACAACGGTCGAACGGCTCATCGGACACAAGGTCGGCACGGGCGGCACCACGGGCGTAGGGTACCTCCGCAAGGCGCTGGATGTGGTGCTGTTCCCGGAGTTGTGGGAGTTGCGCACGGAGTTGTAG
- the atpF gene encoding F0F1 ATP synthase subunit B, whose translation MFRTIVALGSLALTPTLALAAEGEKTNLLMPAGGLMFWTLVIFVLLMVVLTKFAYKPLLEAVEAREAALEAAIAKAQADREAASKLLADQQAALDAARAEAQRFIADGRATAEKLKTSMLEETKTQQQEMLDRARRELESEKVRAIAELRREAVDLALAGAGKVIGKNLDDASNRKLVEEFLASIPAQGR comes from the coding sequence ATGTTTCGCACGATCGTTGCCCTGGGTTCCCTCGCCCTGACGCCGACGCTGGCCCTCGCCGCGGAAGGCGAAAAGACCAACCTGCTGATGCCGGCCGGCGGCCTGATGTTCTGGACGCTGGTGATCTTCGTCCTGCTCATGGTCGTGCTGACGAAGTTCGCCTACAAGCCGCTGCTCGAGGCCGTCGAGGCCCGTGAGGCGGCCCTCGAGGCGGCCATCGCCAAGGCCCAGGCTGATCGCGAGGCGGCGTCCAAGCTGCTCGCCGACCAGCAGGCGGCGCTCGATGCGGCCCGCGCCGAGGCGCAGCGATTCATCGCCGACGGTCGCGCCACGGCCGAGAAGCTGAAGACCTCGATGCTCGAGGAGACGAAGACGCAGCAGCAGGAGATGCTCGACCGCGCGCGCCGCGAGCTCGAGAGCGAGAAGGTGCGGGCGATCGCCGAACTCCGCCGCGAGGCGGTGGACCTGGCCTTGGCCGGCGCCGGCAAGGTGATCGGGAAGAACCTGGACGACGCAAGCAACCGCAAGTTGGTCGAGGAGTTCCTGGCCTCGATTCCCGCGCAGGGCCGGTAA
- a CDS encoding DUF937 domain-containing protein, with translation MNITDLIAQAGGLSSIARELGVNEAQAASGAAALLPSIMGGFKKQAAAAGGVEGLGGVLGKLGGAGLLENLLSQSPTDVTKGNDVLGQIFGSKEVSRAVAQKASASSGLDTGLLKKMLPMLAMAAAGMMAKSAAPAQPSSGGGLGGLLGGLLGGGGGGAMGGLAAMLDRDGDGNPLDDIMGMLGKK, from the coding sequence ATGAACATCACGGACCTCATCGCGCAGGCAGGGGGCCTGTCGTCGATCGCCCGCGAACTCGGTGTGAACGAGGCGCAGGCGGCGAGTGGGGCGGCGGCGCTTCTTCCCTCGATCATGGGTGGCTTCAAGAAGCAGGCGGCCGCGGCGGGCGGGGTTGAGGGGCTGGGCGGCGTGTTGGGCAAGTTGGGAGGTGCGGGGCTGCTCGAGAACCTGCTTTCGCAGAGCCCAACCGACGTGACGAAGGGCAACGACGTCCTTGGCCAGATCTTTGGCTCGAAGGAAGTCAGCCGCGCGGTCGCCCAGAAGGCCTCGGCGAGTTCGGGGCTCGATACCGGCCTCCTCAAGAAGATGCTCCCGATGCTCGCGATGGCCGCGGCCGGGATGATGGCCAAGTCGGCGGCGCCGGCGCAGCCGTCCAGCGGTGGTGGTCTTGGCGGGCTGCTCGGCGGGCTGCTCGGCGGCGGTGGTGGCGGCGCGATGGGTGGCCTGGCCGCGATGCTTGACCGCGACGGGGACGGAAACCCGCTCGACGACATCATGGGAATGCTCGGCAAGAAGTAG
- a CDS encoding AtpZ/AtpI family protein, with protein sequence MPLEPPGFRPQKDEAADAAREARNGWKYAGIGLQFAGSILLFLYAGQWVDARLGSGPIGLILGVFVGAGAAFFSMYRRLMADLAREEGRRSGRGGS encoded by the coding sequence ATGCCCCTTGAGCCCCCCGGTTTTCGACCCCAGAAGGACGAGGCGGCGGACGCCGCCCGGGAGGCGCGAAATGGCTGGAAATACGCCGGAATTGGACTGCAGTTCGCGGGATCGATCCTGCTCTTCCTGTACGCGGGGCAGTGGGTCGATGCGCGGTTGGGGTCTGGGCCGATCGGGCTCATTCTGGGTGTGTTTGTGGGAGCGGGGGCCGCGTTCTTCAGCATGTATCGACGGCTGATGGCGGACCTGGCACGAGAGGAAGGGCGCCGGTCAGGGCGCGGCGGGTCATGA
- a CDS encoding NTP transferase domain-containing protein yields the protein MKVIIPLAGKGTRLRPHTHITPKPMLKVAGKPVMDYVMDDVAKLGNVDQVVYITGHLKDKVEEHARTAFPIPGVFIEQQVQDGTAGAVALARPYVDAPVLIIFVDTIFDADLSVVQSSDADGIIWTKEVEDYQRFGVVVTDADGYMTKIVEKPSTPISKRANIGLYYIKNWKLLYEGIDHVLTQPKNKGEYFLTDAFQYMIDHGAKIQVIDVAGWYDAGKLDTLLETNRVVLEKGRARKPAGIGGTIVEPVYIEDGVTITNSVVGPNVTLEAGCVVESSRLSDTVVGRKTRIARCELTNSLIGDEVVLAGVKGEVTIGSHSEVRAE from the coding sequence ATGAAGGTCATCATCCCGCTGGCGGGGAAGGGCACGCGCCTTCGCCCCCATACGCACATCACGCCCAAGCCGATGCTGAAGGTGGCGGGCAAGCCGGTCATGGACTACGTGATGGACGACGTCGCCAAACTCGGCAATGTCGACCAGGTCGTCTACATCACCGGGCACCTGAAGGACAAGGTCGAGGAGCACGCCCGCACGGCGTTCCCGATCCCGGGGGTCTTCATCGAGCAACAGGTGCAGGACGGGACCGCCGGTGCGGTCGCGCTGGCACGGCCGTATGTCGATGCACCGGTCCTGATCATCTTCGTGGACACGATCTTCGATGCCGATCTCTCCGTGGTCCAGTCGTCGGATGCCGACGGGATCATCTGGACCAAGGAGGTCGAGGACTACCAGCGCTTTGGCGTGGTGGTCACCGACGCCGACGGCTACATGACGAAGATCGTCGAGAAGCCGAGCACGCCGATCTCGAAGCGCGCGAACATCGGACTCTATTACATCAAGAACTGGAAGCTGTTGTATGAGGGGATCGACCACGTCCTCACGCAGCCCAAGAACAAGGGCGAGTACTTCCTGACCGACGCGTTCCAGTACATGATCGACCACGGGGCGAAGATCCAGGTGATCGACGTCGCCGGGTGGTACGATGCGGGAAAGCTGGACACGCTGCTCGAGACCAACCGCGTCGTGCTGGAAAAGGGGCGCGCCCGCAAGCCGGCCGGGATCGGCGGCACGATCGTCGAGCCGGTGTACATCGAGGACGGCGTGACGATCACGAACTCGGTGGTCGGGCCGAACGTGACGCTGGAGGCCGGGTGTGTCGTGGAGTCGAGCCGACTCTCCGATACGGTGGTCGGGCGCAAGACGCGTATCGCGCGGTGCGAACTGACCAATTCGCTCATCGGCGACGAGGTGGTGCTTGCCGGGGTGAAGGGCGAAGTCACGATCGGGAGTCATTCGGAGGTGAGGGCGGAGTAG
- a CDS encoding cupin domain-containing protein, whose product MSGRVPVKRVEKPWGHELIWALTDRYCGKVLHIKAGHSLSVQYHDVKDETVHLLTGEMRYWVQLPGDTELRDQRLVTGDSFRITPGTVHYMEAVTDCDVLEASTPELDDVVRLKDRYGREGTSTP is encoded by the coding sequence ATGAGTGGACGAGTTCCGGTCAAGCGCGTCGAGAAGCCGTGGGGCCATGAGTTGATCTGGGCTCTCACGGACCGGTATTGCGGCAAGGTGCTGCATATCAAGGCCGGCCATTCGCTCTCGGTGCAATACCACGATGTGAAGGACGAGACCGTGCACCTCCTCACCGGGGAGATGCGCTACTGGGTGCAGCTGCCCGGGGATACCGAGCTGCGCGACCAGCGCCTGGTGACCGGGGACTCCTTCCGGATCACCCCCGGCACGGTGCATTACATGGAAGCCGTCACCGACTGTGACGTGCTGGAGGCCTCGACGCCGGAGCTGGATGACGTCGTGCGCCTCAAGGACCGCTACGGACGCGAGGGAACGAGCACACCATGA
- a CDS encoding F0F1 ATP synthase subunit delta produces MRDATIARNYAEALLALATKAGATEGWGSLIGGLADAVGSDVRLQNFLAAPQVAATDKKRVIEKAFAGKIPLTMLRFVGKLIDNRRQLLLAEIATQYAALVDAQAGRVHAHVTVARETSDTERAAIAAQLSAKLGKTVVPHLSVNPAILGGLVVKVGDTVMDGSVRTKLSLLRGKLVAGR; encoded by the coding sequence ATGCGCGACGCAACGATCGCCCGCAACTACGCCGAGGCCCTGCTCGCGCTGGCGACCAAGGCCGGCGCGACCGAGGGATGGGGCTCCCTGATCGGTGGGCTCGCGGACGCCGTGGGGAGCGATGTCCGCCTCCAGAACTTCCTCGCGGCCCCGCAGGTTGCGGCGACGGACAAGAAGCGCGTCATCGAGAAGGCCTTTGCCGGCAAGATCCCACTGACGATGCTGCGCTTCGTTGGCAAGTTGATCGACAACCGGCGCCAGCTGCTCCTCGCGGAGATCGCCACGCAATACGCGGCGCTGGTGGACGCGCAGGCGGGGCGGGTGCATGCGCACGTGACGGTGGCGCGCGAGACATCGGACACGGAGCGGGCCGCGATTGCCGCCCAGCTCTCAGCGAAGCTTGGCAAGACGGTCGTGCCGCACCTCAGCGTGAACCCGGCGATCCTCGGTGGGCTCGTAGTCAAGGTCGGCGACACCGTGATGGACGGCTCGGTCCGGACGAAGCTGTCGCTGCTGCGCGGCAAGTTGGTCGCGGGACGCTGA
- a CDS encoding NAD(P)/FAD-dependent oxidoreductase translates to MNRSSVLVVGAGPAGLATAAELSRCGVPYRLVERGDRIAWVWENLYDSLVLHTGKHMSGLPGMSIGRLGGLFPTRLEFVEYLKAYARAKGIAAETGRELVRLDREDGWRATFRDGEVADVQRVVMATGIVTRPRIPVLEGQEQFTGRIMHSSEYRRPAGFEGRRVTVVGVGNSGGEIGSELARHGAQVTVVVRSGQNVVPKQIGPFPAQYVRYLVGKLPRAAQEVIFARVQKRIERRFGPPVLPRSPHSVLDAIPLIGFNLVECIREGLVRVQLGAIRSLTATGVRCTDGTEIPTDVLLLATGFEAALDALGTSVRRDGKGFAMRTDRVTSADHPGLWFVGHNYDHTGGLTNIRLDARLAAEAIARAG, encoded by the coding sequence GTGAACCGTTCTTCCGTCCTTGTCGTTGGCGCTGGACCGGCGGGGCTCGCGACGGCAGCTGAGCTCTCGCGATGTGGCGTGCCCTACCGACTGGTTGAGCGGGGGGACCGCATCGCGTGGGTCTGGGAGAACCTTTACGACTCCCTGGTACTTCACACCGGGAAGCACATGTCGGGATTGCCCGGCATGTCGATCGGTCGGCTGGGCGGGCTCTTCCCGACGCGCCTTGAGTTCGTCGAGTACCTCAAGGCGTACGCGAGAGCCAAGGGGATCGCGGCCGAGACGGGGCGTGAGCTCGTTCGGTTGGACCGGGAGGACGGCTGGCGCGCGACCTTTCGCGACGGCGAGGTGGCCGACGTTCAGCGGGTCGTCATGGCCACCGGGATTGTGACACGTCCCCGGATTCCTGTGCTGGAAGGACAGGAGCAATTCACCGGCCGCATCATGCATTCATCCGAGTACCGGCGCCCCGCTGGTTTCGAGGGGCGCCGCGTCACGGTGGTTGGGGTAGGCAACTCCGGCGGGGAGATCGGGAGCGAGCTGGCTCGGCACGGCGCGCAGGTCACGGTCGTCGTGCGATCGGGGCAAAACGTGGTGCCCAAGCAAATTGGCCCATTCCCCGCGCAGTACGTGCGCTACCTGGTCGGCAAGCTCCCTCGTGCCGCCCAGGAAGTCATCTTCGCCCGTGTCCAGAAGCGCATCGAACGGCGGTTTGGGCCGCCCGTGCTGCCGCGCTCCCCGCATTCCGTGCTCGATGCGATCCCGCTGATCGGGTTCAACCTCGTCGAGTGTATCCGGGAAGGACTGGTGCGCGTGCAGCTGGGGGCCATCCGCTCCCTGACGGCCACCGGGGTGCGGTGCACGGACGGGACGGAGATTCCCACCGATGTCTTGTTGCTCGCCACCGGGTTCGAGGCCGCGCTGGACGCGTTAGGCACGTCGGTGCGTCGCGATGGCAAGGGGTTCGCCATGCGCACGGACCGCGTGACGAGCGCCGACCACCCGGGGCTCTGGTTCGTCGGGCACAACTATGACCATACGGGCGGGCTGACCAACATCCGGCTGGACGCCCGCCTGGCGGCCGAGGCGATCGCGCGCGCGGGATGA
- the atpE gene encoding ATP synthase F0 subunit C gives MSIFPLLQAAAEGVANNNTGLALIGAGLGAGLATIGAGLGIGRIGGQAVEGMARQPEAAGRIQTAALILAAFIEGAALFGIVIAFLIQGKF, from the coding sequence ATGTCGATCTTCCCGTTGCTGCAGGCCGCTGCTGAAGGGGTCGCCAACAACAACACGGGCCTCGCCCTCATCGGTGCCGGCCTCGGCGCCGGTCTCGCCACGATCGGTGCCGGTCTCGGCATCGGCCGCATCGGTGGCCAGGCGGTGGAAGGAATGGCGCGCCAGCCCGAAGCGGCCGGCCGCATCCAGACCGCGGCGCTGATCCTCGCGGCCTTCATCGAAGGCGCCGCGCTGTTCGGCATCGTGATCGCGTTCCTCATCCAGGGCAAGTTCTAA
- a CDS encoding MoxR family ATPase, whose translation MGTSAERLNDARDLELLKKLAVARKTLKEQIGRKIVGQHDVVENLVCAILAGGHVLIVGVPGLAKTLLIQTLAEAMDLQFSRVQFTPDLMPGDITGTELLEEDHATGRRVFKFVKGPVFANIVLADEINRAPPKTQSALLQAMQEKTVTVAGQTHRLPHPFFVLATQNPIEQEATYPLPEAQLDRFMFELKVGYPSFEEEERIVSTTTGAKEQIVEPALSGAEVAELQQLVRRMPAPPTIIKYCVGLARSTRPSEPTALPNIKKYVNYGTGPRASQYLVLGAKARAAMEGRAVPDIDDVRGVAHSVLKHRLVLNFQAEAEGFAADKLVTEVLAQYKGA comes from the coding sequence GTGGGGACTTCCGCAGAACGACTGAATGACGCGCGTGACCTCGAGTTGCTCAAGAAACTCGCGGTGGCTCGCAAGACACTGAAGGAGCAGATCGGGCGGAAGATCGTCGGCCAGCACGACGTCGTTGAGAACCTCGTCTGCGCCATCCTCGCCGGTGGCCACGTCCTCATCGTGGGCGTGCCGGGCCTCGCCAAGACCCTCCTGATCCAGACCCTCGCCGAGGCGATGGACCTGCAGTTCTCGCGCGTGCAATTCACGCCCGACCTCATGCCGGGCGATATCACCGGCACCGAACTCCTCGAGGAAGACCACGCCACCGGTCGCCGCGTCTTCAAGTTCGTGAAGGGCCCGGTCTTCGCAAACATCGTCCTCGCCGACGAAATCAACCGCGCCCCGCCAAAGACGCAGTCCGCCCTGCTCCAGGCCATGCAGGAAAAGACGGTGACCGTGGCAGGCCAGACGCACCGCCTCCCGCATCCGTTCTTCGTCCTCGCGACGCAGAACCCGATCGAGCAGGAAGCGACCTACCCGCTCCCCGAAGCGCAGCTCGACCGCTTCATGTTCGAGCTCAAGGTCGGCTATCCGTCGTTCGAGGAAGAAGAGCGCATCGTCAGCACGACGACCGGCGCGAAGGAGCAGATCGTCGAGCCGGCGCTGTCCGGTGCCGAGGTCGCCGAGTTGCAGCAACTCGTGCGGCGCATGCCCGCCCCGCCCACCATCATCAAGTATTGCGTGGGGCTCGCGCGTTCCACGCGTCCGTCGGAGCCCACCGCGCTGCCGAACATCAAGAAGTACGTGAACTACGGGACGGGGCCCCGCGCCTCGCAGTACCTGGTGCTCGGCGCCAAGGCCCGTGCGGCGATGGAGGGACGTGCCGTCCCGGATATCGACGACGTGCGCGGCGTCGCCCACAGCGTGCTCAAGCACCGCCTGGTGCTGAACTTCCAGGCCGAGGCGGAAGGGTTCGCCGCGGACAAACTCGTGACAGAGGTGCTGGCGCAGTACAAGGGCGCCTAG
- a CDS encoding Ig-like domain-containing protein — MRAILDGARGGDPGFFWLPPIVPVPGNSGPIDETATVAVEVVELQSGRVAARFETGGGPAGRVFVERSIPAYVARWQTTQCNTGPCRIPSNRVYRMTVVVTPAAGVGPAFVAGYADAFVVAHPREIPGVDRTRFVPVVNGDVLNVAFRIEHGMLGSVRVSPSSASLTVGQQLQLSATANDISGRPSAMARLFWTHDVGVATVSPTGLVTAVGPGATWAVVMVGSRRDSMLVTVGAAAEVAPVPLTPASGVRVLQDNPLSGCSYDPVAGYGFVMPLSWTAGVGFIPLIGHELRVEHPATGTVLLNAVVNGTSTTFAACGQKVDAGRLDGWEFRVRAQYAGGSFGPWGTAAFGFLPGTPNGFGDVTLDPPNYGAGKTQVSIAGTVDPLTSATVSLQSRTRTWTTVVTAPIVQLYLGDATNQDAYYRAIGAPILVGIMDQGSIRFWLQNLLWDPTSSTTPGIQTVRAMSAALGGEVTVSPGQSVTIVP; from the coding sequence ATGCGTGCGATCCTCGACGGGGCGCGCGGAGGCGACCCCGGATTCTTCTGGTTGCCTCCCATCGTGCCGGTCCCCGGGAACAGCGGTCCCATCGACGAAACCGCGACGGTGGCGGTCGAGGTCGTTGAGCTGCAAAGCGGGCGCGTGGCGGCGAGGTTCGAGACAGGAGGAGGACCTGCGGGGCGCGTGTTCGTCGAGCGATCCATACCAGCCTACGTGGCGCGCTGGCAGACGACGCAATGCAACACCGGACCCTGCCGCATCCCGAGCAATCGCGTCTATCGGATGACGGTGGTCGTCACCCCTGCGGCGGGGGTGGGTCCCGCCTTCGTCGCTGGCTACGCGGATGCGTTTGTGGTCGCGCATCCGCGCGAGATCCCCGGGGTCGATCGCACGCGCTTCGTGCCGGTGGTCAATGGCGATGTCCTCAACGTTGCGTTTCGCATCGAGCACGGCATGTTGGGGAGTGTGCGCGTCTCGCCATCGAGCGCGAGCCTTACGGTGGGGCAGCAGCTCCAGCTGTCCGCCACGGCCAACGATATCAGTGGCCGTCCCTCAGCGATGGCGAGGCTCTTCTGGACGCACGATGTTGGTGTTGCCACGGTATCACCGACCGGCTTGGTCACGGCCGTCGGGCCGGGGGCCACGTGGGCGGTCGTGATGGTCGGTAGTCGGCGTGATAGCATGCTCGTGACCGTTGGAGCTGCGGCCGAGGTTGCCCCGGTACCACTGACGCCGGCGTCCGGTGTGCGCGTGTTACAGGACAATCCGCTTTCGGGGTGTAGCTATGATCCGGTGGCCGGCTATGGATTCGTCATGCCGCTGTCGTGGACCGCTGGCGTGGGCTTTATCCCCCTGATCGGACACGAGCTACGGGTCGAGCACCCAGCCACTGGGACCGTCCTCCTCAACGCGGTCGTCAACGGCACGAGCACGACGTTCGCGGCCTGCGGGCAGAAGGTGGACGCGGGGCGGCTGGACGGGTGGGAATTCCGCGTGCGCGCGCAGTACGCCGGCGGCTCGTTCGGTCCGTGGGGCACCGCGGCCTTCGGATTCCTCCCTGGCACGCCGAACGGCTTCGGCGATGTGACGCTGGATCCGCCAAACTACGGAGCAGGGAAGACACAGGTCTCCATCGCCGGAACCGTCGATCCCCTCACGAGTGCCACGGTCAGTCTCCAGTCTCGCACGCGCACTTGGACAACGGTGGTCACGGCGCCGATCGTGCAACTGTATCTTGGGGATGCAACGAACCAGGATGCTTACTACCGCGCCATTGGCGCACCGATCCTGGTGGGCATCATGGACCAGGGTAGCATCCGGTTCTGGCTGCAGAATCTGTTGTGGGATCCCACGTCATCAACGACGCCGGGTATCCAAACGGTACGTGCCATGAGTGCCGCCCTGGGCGGTGAGGTCACGGTGTCCCCGGGCCAGTCGGTGACGATCGTACCCTGA
- a CDS encoding NAD(P)/FAD-dependent oxidoreductase, producing MSRIVILGGGTAGTIMANRLRRRYAQEVTAGSTSITVVDEDPRHIYQPGLLFVPFGIYRPDDIVRPRGMQLHDEVTYKAGAIEQLVPDDHAVLLKDGTRLPYDVLIIATGTRIAPEETEGLVGREWQHAVFDFYTMEGATALARKLSTWRGGKLVVNVVEMPIKCPVAPLEFAFLADWYFTMRKMRDVVDITYATPLDGAFTRPVASQHIGHLLAKKQIGLVPEFNAGRVDNERKVLESWDGREIPFDLLVTIPLHQGAAYLKATPELVDDNLFVKTNPNTLQSTVAPDIFAIGDATNLPTSKAGSVAHFESEVLDANIAHFLAGEALDPGFDGHANCFVETGFDQALLLDFNYETEPLPGHYPLPIGPMTLLGESRLNHMGKMAFKWIYWNLLLPGHEIPGIPTRMSMRGKHVPASVA from the coding sequence ATGTCTCGCATCGTCATCCTCGGCGGCGGAACGGCAGGGACCATCATGGCCAACCGTCTGCGGCGTCGCTACGCGCAGGAGGTCACGGCCGGGAGCACCTCGATCACGGTGGTCGATGAAGATCCCCGCCACATCTACCAGCCCGGCTTGCTGTTTGTACCCTTTGGAATCTACCGGCCGGACGACATCGTGCGCCCGCGTGGGATGCAATTGCACGACGAGGTAACCTACAAGGCGGGAGCGATCGAGCAGCTCGTGCCCGACGACCATGCCGTGCTCCTCAAGGACGGAACGCGCCTGCCGTACGATGTGCTGATCATCGCCACCGGCACCCGGATCGCGCCGGAAGAGACCGAGGGACTGGTGGGGCGGGAATGGCAGCACGCGGTCTTTGACTTCTACACGATGGAAGGCGCGACGGCGCTGGCGCGGAAGTTGTCCACCTGGCGCGGCGGCAAGCTCGTCGTGAACGTCGTCGAGATGCCGATCAAGTGCCCGGTCGCCCCGCTGGAGTTTGCCTTCCTGGCCGACTGGTACTTCACGATGCGCAAGATGCGCGACGTGGTGGACATCACCTACGCGACGCCCCTCGACGGCGCCTTTACCCGTCCGGTGGCGTCGCAGCATATCGGCCACCTGCTGGCGAAGAAGCAGATCGGGCTGGTCCCGGAGTTCAACGCCGGGCGAGTGGACAACGAGCGCAAGGTGTTGGAAAGCTGGGACGGGCGGGAAATCCCGTTCGACCTCCTGGTCACGATCCCACTGCATCAAGGGGCGGCGTACCTCAAGGCCACCCCGGAGCTGGTGGACGACAACCTGTTCGTGAAGACAAACCCGAACACGCTGCAAAGCACGGTGGCCCCCGACATCTTCGCCATTGGCGACGCCACGAACCTGCCCACGTCCAAGGCGGGATCGGTCGCCCACTTCGAGTCCGAGGTGCTGGACGCGAACATCGCGCACTTCCTCGCGGGCGAGGCGCTCGACCCGGGGTTCGATGGCCATGCGAACTGCTTTGTCGAGACCGGGTTCGACCAGGCGCTGCTCCTGGACTTCAACTACGAGACCGAGCCGCTCCCCGGCCACTACCCGCTGCCCATCGGCCCGATGACCCTGCTTGGGGAAAGCCGGCTGAACCACATGGGGAAGATGGCGTTCAAGTGGATCTACTGGAACCTGCTCCTCCCCGGGCACGAGATCCCGGGTATCCCCACCCGCATGTCCATGCGAGGGAAGCACGTCCCCGCATCGGTTGCCTGA
- the atpB gene encoding F0F1 ATP synthase subunit A, with translation MSALRSVVFALGLGLVASPLVAQEHAPEGAAAKVDIITPHITDGYHMELPWFAPPFYKEICLGRHVGEHGCEALWPDIHVGPLTLNLSPTKHVVFLFLAAFIVSALLIGAARAHRRHTHAVGRPKGFAAGVEAMVLYIRNEVILPNVGHHGNGFVPYLLTCFFFILTANLLGLIPYGSTSTGNIAVTFSLALMTFITTEVAGMRALGSGYLSTIFYWNKDLPMVMRVLMLIVVSPVELIGKFTKPIALAIRLFANMTAGHIVLLAFIGLIFTFNSYAVAVAPVAMAVALSLLELMVAFLQAFIFTLLSSVFIGLIRESHH, from the coding sequence ATGAGCGCACTTCGCTCCGTTGTTTTCGCCCTTGGGCTGGGCCTGGTCGCATCGCCGCTGGTGGCGCAGGAGCATGCGCCCGAAGGCGCCGCCGCCAAGGTCGACATCATCACCCCGCATATCACGGACGGCTACCACATGGAGCTGCCGTGGTTCGCCCCGCCGTTCTACAAGGAAATCTGCCTGGGGCGGCATGTCGGTGAACACGGCTGTGAGGCGCTCTGGCCGGACATCCACGTCGGCCCGCTGACGCTCAACCTCTCGCCGACCAAGCACGTCGTCTTCCTCTTTCTCGCAGCGTTCATCGTGAGCGCCCTCCTCATCGGGGCTGCACGGGCGCATCGGCGGCACACCCACGCCGTGGGTCGGCCGAAGGGCTTCGCGGCCGGCGTCGAGGCGATGGTGCTGTACATCCGGAATGAAGTCATCCTGCCGAACGTGGGCCATCACGGGAACGGCTTTGTCCCGTACCTGCTGACCTGCTTCTTCTTCATCCTCACGGCGAACCTGCTCGGGTTGATCCCCTACGGCTCAACGTCGACCGGGAACATCGCGGTCACGTTCTCGCTCGCCCTGATGACTTTCATCACGACCGAAGTCGCTGGGATGCGCGCGCTGGGCTCCGGCTACCTCAGCACGATCTTCTACTGGAACAAGGACCTGCCGATGGTGATGCGGGTCCTGATGCTCATCGTGGTGTCGCCGGTGGAGCTGATCGGCAAGTTCACCAAGCCCATTGCCCTCGCGATCCGTCTCTTCGCGAACATGACCGCCGGCCACATCGTGCTGCTCGCGTTTATCGGGCTGATCTTCACCTTCAATTCGTATGCGGTGGCGGTGGCGCCGGTCGCGATGGCGGTGGCGCTGTCCCTGCTCGAGCTGATGGTGGCGTTCCTGCAGGCATTCATCTTCACCCTGCTCTCGTCGGTCTTCATCGGGCTGATCCGGGAGTCGCACCACTAG